One window from the genome of Yarrowia lipolytica chromosome 1B, complete sequence encodes:
- a CDS encoding uncharacterized protein (Compare to YALI0B11836g, similar to Saccharomyces cerevisiae MDM20 (YOL076W); ancestral locus Anc_3.130, weakly similar to uniprot|Q12387 Saccharomyces cerevisiae YOL076w DEC_1 necessary for mitochondrial inheritance and organisation of the actin cytoskeleton singleton) codes for MHIKPPKSTCNLSKDLPYNMSTRDKSIWEAIEAGTFKQARALIAKAQKKAPKNTYYGALNALVSVLSGNKEEALKEAEDLLATDPSDQRTVMMLSNVFTRLDRPDRLLPLFEGYAKKNPAASTLETWLWAMVDSGNTYGQQRAAMALSKTEKSRRSVFWAVYSGLVALEEGSIPDKEKAIISMLSTRMCEQQRPFVSAEEVYVYAKLLWAQGKKTEAIETLQKDAFFWNNLELTIMLREYLKESEQWSALFDHSKKVVVDQDLDDWAHWKTLIEGGLKSERKEEVEEVIEKNKKTRNSLLAAVELNHQLRLDITTSVQNYFAMMGSKLCAYDDLKDYVENTDTDTVLKMIGYTEEPKITTLKEAIIRVNVEKLKFLVSCDKSDHVTFVDKQITLYQQTEFLLTKKDPKEYHVGDDFLLIATCSLLEEYAKSRASINVSKAIILLEHAISRDQHQFYVRLWLTRLYLILGLFPSAEPHYVSLSIKTIQHDVNSHFLLSRVSTMFPLSSKLVSKALTLYSENDHESPMLIKHAYNQSTFSKIGGFVEFKKRLDFSQSRALLVLEQLRMSEYARQPIGAKPQPTHTLMDQRDNKIMWSVNKSSDKSYGDRFTAGPKQEETWTRAFTLNWQIQQKLGVAEFGSLLEELTHVMREAHDLTEAEEWQLNVTLRCAELARDKLNGERFTKLQELLTNHPLADMESRDWSYVHVAFTVVETATSVKRYLTGVRANRLKCDKSGLDSTYKQVNAVLDHVKKNAGEVKNLRSKAREQDIELLGDWALNKVKMAPERFEDVIEGIHSSRDKVMTGVRAGC; via the coding sequence ATGCATATCAAACCACCTAAATCAACATGCAACTTATCCAAGGATCTTCCATACAACATGTCGACTCGAGATAAGAGCATCTGGGAGGCGATTGAGGCCGGCACATTCAAGCAAGCCCGTGCCCTAATTGCCAAGGCTCAGAAAAAAGCGCCCAAAAACACCTACTATGGGGCTCTAAATGCTCTGGTGAGCGTGCTGTCTGGAAACAAGGAagaggctctcaaggaggcaGAGGACCTTCTTGCGACTGATCCCTCAGATCAGCGAACAGTCATGATGCTCAGCAACGTTTTCACCCGGCTAGACCGCCCAGATCGACTTCTTCCGCTTTTCGAGGGCTATGCTAAGAAGAACCCAGCTGCTTCGACTCTAGAGACGTGGTTGTGGGCTATGGTGGACTCCGGAAACACCTATGGACAGCAGCGAGCAGCTATGGCACTCAGCAAGACCGAAAAGAGCCGCCGATCTGTGTTCTGGGCCGTCTACAGTGGACTGgttgctctggaggagggatCCATCCcagacaaggagaaggccatcATCTCAATGCTGAGCACCAGAATGTGCGAACAACAGCGACCCTTCGTCTCTGCAGAAGAGGTCTATGTCTATGCGAAGCTTCTGTGGGCTCAGGGTAAAAAAACCGAAGCAATTGAGACCCTTCAAAAGGACGCATTCTTCTGGAATAACTTGGAGCTCACAATTATGCTACGAGAGTATTTGAAGGAGTCAGAGCAATGGAGTGCGCTGTTTGACCACTCCAAgaaagtggtggtggaccAGGATCTGGACGATTGGGCTCACTGGAAGACTCTGATCGAAGGTGGTCTTAAGAGCGAGAGAAAGGAagaggttgaggaggtcATCGAGAAGAACAAAAAGACACGAAACAGCTTGttggctgctgttgagctGAATCACCAACTGAGGCTGGATATTACCACCTCCGTCCAGAACTATTTTGCTATGATGGGTTCCAAGCTCTGTGCTTATGATGATCTTAAGGACTACGTCGAAAACACGGATACAGACACTGTTCTGAAAATGATTGGTTACACTGAGGAGCCCAAGATCACCACCCTCAAGGAAGCTATCATCAGAGTCAACGTGGAGAAGTTGAAGTTTCTGGTCAGTTGTGATAAAtctgatcacgtgaccttcgTGGACAAGCAGATCACTCTCTACCAGCAAACTGAGTTTCTGCTCACTAAAAAGGACCCCAAAGAGTATCACGTTGGAGACGACTTTTTGTTGATTGCAACCTGCTCTCTGCTAGAGGAGTACGCCAAGTCACGTGCTTCTATCAACGTGAGCAAGGCCATcattcttcttgagcatgCGATTTCCCGTGACCAGCATCAATTCTATGTGCGCCTTTGGCTGACCAGATTGTACCTTATTCTTGGTCTTTTCCCCTCAGCCGAGCCTCACTACGTCAGTTTGTCCATCAAGACTATCCAGCACGATGTAAATTCTCACTTCCTTCTGTCGCGAGTGTCCACTATGTTCCCCCTTTCATCTAAACTAGTGTCCAAGGCCCTCACCCTCTACTCCGAGAATGACCATGAGTCTCCCATGCTCATCAAACACGCATACAACCAGAGCACCTTCTCAAAGATTGGAGGGTTTGTGGAATTCAAGAAGAGACTCGACTTCTCCCAGTCACGTGCTCTActggttctggagcagctcagGATGAGCGAGTACGCGAGACAGCCCATAGGAGCAAAGCCTCAACCCACCCACACCCTGATGGACCAGAGAGACAACAAGATCATGTGGTCAGTGAACAAGTCGAGCGACAAGTCTTACGGTGACCGTTTCACTGCTGGCcccaagcaggaggagactTGGACCAGAGCATTCACTCTCAACTGGCAGATTCAGCAGAAGCTTGGTGTTGCCGAGTTTGGATCGCTGCTGGAAGAGCTCACACATGTTATGCGCGAGGCTCATGATTTGACGGAGGCAGAGGAGTGGCAGTTGAATGTGACTCTGCGGTGTGCCGAGCTAGCTCGCGACAAGCTGAACGGCGAGCGATTTACTaagctgcaggagctgctgactAACCATCCCCTTGCTGATATGGAATCTCGTGACTGGTCGTATGTGCATGTGGCCTTTACAGTAGTCGAGACTGCTACCTCTGTGAAGAGGTACTTGACTGGTGTCCGGGCTAATAGACTCAAATGTGACAAGAGTGGCCTGGATAGCACTTACAAACAAGTTAATGCCGTGCTTGACCacgtcaagaagaacgcTGGCGAGGTG
- a CDS encoding uncharacterized protein (Compare to YALI0B11858g, similar to uniprot|Q872L4 Yarrowia lipolytica LIP7 Lipase (EC 3.1.1.3)), with protein MVLSTVIGEWFSRVLFGTVAPSPLTATAPISQDFYDTALTFSHLSNVAYCINTPLESLKSDFSCGVACSHFPNMELVEVFGGEFFETSITGFLSIDHVKKEKYVVYRGTYDIGDVYTDIQLSQSPFLVTPSALGSTANLCEGCTIHDGWNKAYNETMGIIGDKLADHVNSNPDYRLVVTGHSLGAAIAVLSATSLKVNGQDPYLYTYGQPRIGNANFANFVSKQWFGEGDGLSMDSDRRYFRLTHWNDLFVGFPAFKDYVHSVGEIYIDYFTVQPPLNKVFSCAGPESMSCYRKDFNALARLDIVKNHLAYFDWISLCTLNIGRRDLERGRKFEGTWLYGGLANGSTIF; from the coding sequence atggTTCTATCTACAGTCATTGGAGAATGGTTCTCCAGAGTTCTTTTTGGAACCGttgctccttctcccctTACAGCCACTGCCCCCATCTCTCAGGACTTTTACGACACTGCCCTGACTTTCTCCCACCTCTCCAATGTTGCCTACTGTATCAATACTCCATTGGAGTCTTTGAAATCTGACTTCTCTTGCGGAGTAGCATGCTCTCACTTTCCTAACATGGAGCTGGTCGAAGTGTTTGGAGGTGAGTTTTTCGAAACCTCCATCACCGGATTTCTTTCTATTGACCATGTCAAGAAAGAGAAGTATGTGGTTTACCGAGGAACCTACGACATCGGAGACGTCTACACCGACATCCAACTGTCCCAAAGCCCCTTTCTCGTCACTCCTTCTGCCCTAGGATCGACTGCAAACCTCTGCGAGGGATGCACTATTCACGACGGCTGGAACAAGGCTTACAATGAGACCATGGGCATTATTGGAGACAAGCTGGCTGATCACGTTAACAGCAACCCTGACTATCGATTGGTTGTTACTGGTCATTCTCTGGGTGCTGCTATTGCGGTACTTTCTGCTACAAGTCTCAAGGTGAACGGTCAGGATCCCTATCTTTACACCTATGGTCAGCCTCGTATTGGAAACGCCAACTTTGCCAATTTTGTCTCCAAGCAGTGGTTTGGCGAAGGAGATGGTCTCAGCATGGATTCTGATAGACGTTACTTCCGACTGACTCACTGGAACGATCTGTTTGTAGGATTCCCCGCTTTCAAGGACTATGTCCACTCTGTGGGAGAAATCTACATTGATTACTTCACTGTCCAGCCTCCTCTGAACAAGGTCTTCTCTTGTGCCGGTCCCGAGAGTATGAGCTGTTACAGAAAGGACTTTAACGCTCTTGCTCGGTTagacattgtcaagaacCACCTGGCCTACTTTGACTGGATCTCTTTATGCACTCTCAATATTGGACGTCGAGATCTGGAGAGAGGGCGCAAGTTTGAAGGTACTTGGCTCTACGGAGGTCTTGCCAACGGTTCCACCATCTTTTAG
- a CDS encoding ribosome biogenesis protein BRX1 (Compare to YALI0B11880g, similar to Saccharomyces cerevisiae BRX1 (YOL077C); ancestral locus Anc_3.129, highly similar to uniprot|Q08235 Saccharomyces cerevisiae Chromosome XV reading frame ORF YOL077C), whose amino-acid sequence MSTLYKTLSGESSKPEKTEKKDDGVTNKQRVLIITSRGVTFRQRHLISDLQTMLPHGRKESKLDTKSKLYQLNEIAEMYNCNNILYFEARKHMDLYMWMAKAPNGPTAKFHIQNLHTMDELNFTGNCLRGSRPILSFDSSFDDTPHNAVIKEMLTQTFGVPKGARKSKPFFDHVFTFSLVDNKVWFRNYQIQETVNEENPRETDISLVEIGPRFVMTLITMLEGSFGGPVIFENKQYVSPNTVRSQMKQQAAEQAASRAEAAFKRKVKVRDAVIAADPLADSVIFK is encoded by the coding sequence atgtcgaCACTATACAAGACCTTGAGCGGCGAGAGCTCTAAGCCCGAGAagaccgagaagaaggacgatgGAGTGACCAACAAGCAGCGAGTGCTGATCATCACTTCTCGAGGAGTGACCTTCCGACAAAGACATCTCATCAGCGATCTCCAGACCATGCTTCCCCATGGTCGAAAGGAGTCCAAGCTCGACACCAAGTCCAAGTTGTACCAACTCAACGAGATTGCTGAGATGTACAACTGCAACAACATTCTGTACTTTGAGGCCCGAAAGCATATGGATCTGTACATGTGGATGGCCAAGGCTCCCAACGGTCCCACCGCCAAGTTCCACATCCAGAACCTGCATACCATGGACGAGCTCAACTTCACCGGCAACTGTCTGCGAGGATCTCGACCTATTCTGTCCTTCGACAGCAGCTTTGACGACACCCCTCACAATGCCGtgatcaaggagatgcTGACGCAGACCTTTGGTGTCCCCAAGGGTGCCAGAAAGTCCAAGCCCTTCTTCGACCACGTCTTCACCTTTTCGCTGGTGGACAACAAGGTCTGGTTCCGAAACTaccagatccaggagaCTGTCAACGAAGAAAACCCCCGAGAGACCGACATTTCTCTGGTTGAGATTGGTCCCCGATTTGTCATGACTCTCATCACCATGCTTGAGGGCTCTTTTGGAGGCCCCGTAATTTTCGAGAACAAGCAGTATGTGTCCCCTAACACTGTCCGATCGCAGATGAAGCAGCAGGCCGCTGAGCAGGCCGCCAGCCGAGCCGAGGCTGCCTTCAAGCGAAAGGTCAAGGTCAGAGATGCTGTTATTGCTGCTGACCCTCTCGCTGACTCTGTGATTTTCAAGTAA
- a CDS encoding uncharacterized protein (Compare to YALI0B11902g, no similarity), which produces MATRPVTSTRNIALGFLEKELEEHKQQLSTQRRELDIRLKPLRDEKNEVVNEIKSAHSLLDGLQAKLKDFEDLDKRLNEQIKEEEKKFEDEFEGLMARITGLKAALTELGSVRQSVEVKKEKGVIELGSGGDEGLEDVVSRVTEGVSVNSMSEVSSGEVPSTVDVFAPPVDVATDAATSHTLSSSIGNGPCEKPAATTAISKTVSKEKIAVAKISPETGLSSSEHASQILSRILIPKLPSFEKRKGSNGTAKPQVERLKRRKPSFAEEVAVLIKPVPKTCPKPKKTPGSKTKGRGREPLAVLTNENPNSYAKQLGSRRKEHRSEDSDASWNEEGVSINASDSDSEDQSPNGRRQGCRSREIDCESDLTSELIGEFNELVGDGSGKFDRKRTSANGTEEKGSNKKSKHVSGRADMGQGVEDGKADYEYSNMDTSIDELFFEKPALNEMTNDEANPPDEYNSFEVPVEPANDISSAIAPKPGSTAKSKSAVEATHSSHPPTNMKTEMEDVAVNSPTPWEPGKSSDCLAPMSPTSSSPPLKLPGPQELDLASSPGVLESQNAQHDREGLSERKSSYNQLSPSKLSPQPPTGPRALRPCSALEESFPRPITGTPTGPRDQGSLLGVQDFDSPKGLQKGSQAHQGDRRDEEYSNMYGKQHACQPDPYDRHDYRGRDITWDILRYNPQLWAHLHSVRQLRGLVFYHGRYTLIRCIYGYPERKCHDAFETLRDLRMHMFTVHCIKTYVCLLCKSAYGRKCDLWGHCKKFHDGLMGKYWRGHSNHV; this is translated from the coding sequence ATGGCCACTCGACCTGTCACGTCAACACGAAACATTGCTCTCGGGTTTCTCGAAAAAGAGCTGGaagaacacaaacagcagctgtcGACCCAGAGGAGAGAGCTCGACATACGATTGAAACCTCTTAGAGACGAGAAGAACGAAGTTGTTAATGAGATCAAGAGTGCTCacagcctccttgacggTCTTCAAGCCAAATTGAAGGACTTCGAAGACTTAGACAAGCGATTGAATGaacagatcaaggaggaagagaagaaattCGAAGATGAGTTTGAGGGTCTGATGGCTAGGATTACGGGTCTCAAGGCTGCCCTCACTGAGCTAGGGAGTGTAAGACAATCTgtggaggtgaagaaggaaaagggTGTGATTGAGTTGGGTAGTGGAGGGGATGAGGGGTTGGAAGATGTCGTGAGTCGGGTCACAGAAGGGGTATCTGTAAACTCGATGTCAGAAGTGTCCTCCGGTGAAGTGCCTTCTACTGTTGATGTATTTGCACCTCCAGTTGATGTTGCTACTGACGCTGCTACATCGCATACACTGTCATCATCTATAGGTAACGGTCCTTGTGAGAAGCCAGCTGCCACAACCGCTATCTCTAAAACTGTTTCTAAAGAGAAAATTGCTGTCGCAAAGATCTCTCCTGAAACAGGTCTCTCATCTTCCGAGCATGCTTCCCAAATCCTTTCTCGCATCTTGATTCCTAAACTGCCTTCTTTTGAGAAGCGCAAAGGTTCAAATGGAACTGCGAAGCCCCAAGTAGAACGGCTCAAACGGAGAAAGCCAAGTTTTGCGGAAGAGGTGGCTGTTTTGATCAAACCGGTGCCCAAAACATGtcccaagcccaagaaaaCTCCAGGATCGAAGACTAAGGGAAGGGGAAGAGAGCCACTGGCAGTGTTGACAAATGAGAATCCCAACAGCTACGCCAAACAATTGGGCTCCCGTCGCAAAGAACACAGAAGCGAAGACTCAGATGCCAGTTGGAATGAGGAAGGAGTTTCCATTAACGCCAGTGATAGTGATTCGGAGGATCAATCTCCTAATGGTCGACGACAAGGTTGTCGATCGCGAGAGATTGACTGCGAGAGCGATCTCACAAGTGAACTAATTGGAGAATTCAATGAGTTGGTGGGAGATGGGAGTGGGAAGTTCGATAGGAAGAGGACAAGTGCAAATGGtacagaagagaagggcagcaacaagaagaGCAAGCATGTGAGCGGGAGAGCAGACATGGGTCAAGGTGTTGAAGATGGAAAGGCTGATTACGAATATTCCAACATGGACACATCCATTGACGAGTTGTTCTTCGAGAAGCCTGCTCTTAATGAGATGACTAATGATGAGGCTAACCCGCCAGATGAGTACAATTCTTTTGAGGTACCAGTAGAACCAGCTAATGACATTAGCTCTGCCATTGCACCGAAGCCAGGGTCTACAGCGAAGTCAAAGTCTGCGGTGGAGGCCACTCATTCGTCTCACCCACCTACCAATATGAAGACTGAGATGGAAGATGTGGCTGTAAACTCTCCAACACCTTGGGAGCCCGGTAAGAGTTCGGATTGCCTGGCTCCCATGTCGCCTACCTCATCTTCCCCACCTCTCAAGCTACCTGGACCCCAAGAGCTTGACCTAGCCAGCTCTCCTGGAGTCCTTGAGTCCCAGAACGCTCAACACGACAGAGAAGGCTTATCCGAAAGGAAGAGTTCGTATAATCAATTGTCCCCCTCAAAACTTTCACCCCAGCCACCTACAGGTCCTCGCGCCCTCAGGCCTTGTTCAGCCTTGGAGGAATCTTTCCCGCGGCCAATTACTGGAACACCTACCGGTCCTCGAGATCAGGGCTCTTTACTGGGCGTTCAGGATTTCGATTCGCCCAAAGGGCTTCAAAAAGGGAGCCAAGCTCACCAAGGCGACAGGCGTGATGAAGAATACAGCAATATGTATGGCAAACAACACGCCTGTCAACCAGACCCTTACGACAGACACGATTATCGGGGGAGGGATATCACCTGGGATATCCTCAGATACAACCCACAACTCTGGGCGCATCTGCACAGTGTCAGGCAGCTCAGAGGGCTTGTGTTTTACCACGGCAGATACACTTTGATCAGGTGTATATATGGCTATCCCGAGAGGAAGTGTCATGATGCATTTGAGACCCTGCGAGATCTGCGGATGCACATGTTCACTGTCCACTGCATTAAGACGTATGTGTGTCTCCTATGCAAATCAGCTTATGGTAGGAAGTGTGATCTATGGGGCCATTGTAAGAAGTTCCACGATGGCCTTATGGGTAAGTACTGGCGTGGGCATTCCAACCATGTCTGA
- a CDS encoding uncharacterized protein (Compare to YALI0B11913g, gnl|GLV|YALI0B11913g [Yarrowia lipolytica] similar to uniprot|P81451 Saccharomyces cerevisiae YOL077w-a ATP19 Subunit K of mitochondrial ATP Synthase, similar to Saccharomyces cerevisiae ATP19 (YOL077W-A); ancestral locus Anc_3.128) translates to MGAAYHILGKTVYPHQLAIGTIVSVVGGIVIASSGKKAEKPAAPAIQAGSSDEEKFIANFLKEQEAAEKK, encoded by the exons ATGGGTGCCGCATACCACATTCTCGGAAAGACTGTCTACCCCCATCAG CTCGCTATCGGAACTATCGTCTCTGTCGTCGGTGGTATCGTGattgcttcttctggcaaGAAGGCTGAGAAGCCCGCTGCCCCCGCCATCCAGGCCGGCTCttccgacgaggagaagttcATTGCCAACTTcctcaaggagcaggaggctgctgagaagaagtag